One window of Silurus meridionalis isolate SWU-2019-XX chromosome 9, ASM1480568v1, whole genome shotgun sequence genomic DNA carries:
- the mrpl45 gene encoding 39S ribosomal protein L45, mitochondrial isoform X2 codes for MITAASLRCIQNVGPFLDVQWPLAALVPVRTKKRYFIPPAVGLKEKSHSEQEAKARAAGVVIRQEYMERPINISCTAGVFDPYIPPEGDARLSSLSREGLKQRTEQLRQSAASQLALRKIKEHDPEFSSKTFAVRAQEIFIDAHLALTQFDKGRLHSLVTERCYPEIVRGNRYKTLRWRFVESLEPPRLVHARCPDMITKGNLYGQVTIRMHSRQTLAIYDRFGRLMLGDEEEPRDVLEYLVMERHLVNPYGLWRLHGKIVPAWAPPKEPILKTVMIPGPKLKPEQEFETLNYEVPQPKAVQWHK; via the exons atgattacagcagcaaGTCTCAGGTGTATCCAG AATGTTGGACCTTTTCTGGATGTGCAATGGCCCCTGGCTGCATTGGTTCCCGTTCGCACCAAGAAGCGTTACTTCATCCCTCCGGCTGTGGGGCTGAAGGAAAAGTCGCACTCTGAGCAGGAGGCGAAGGCGCGTGCTGCTGGAGTGGTCATCAGACAGGAGTACATGGAGAGACCCATCAACATCTCATGCACTG CCGGAGTCTTTGACCCGTACATCCCTCCCGAGGGCGACGCCCGTCTCTCCTCTCTGTCCAGAGAAGGTCTGAAACAGCGCACGGAGCAGCTCCGACAGAGCGCAGCCTCACAGCTGGC gcTGCGCAAAATAAAGGAGCACGACCCGGAGTTCTCGAGTAAAACGTTTGCCGTGCGAGCTCAGGAAATCTTCATCGATGCTCATTTGGCTCTGACACA GTTCGACAAGGGGAGACTCCATTCTTTGGTGACTGAAAGGTGTTACCCT GAGATCGTTCGAGGAAACCGGTATAAAACGCTGCGCTGGCGCTTTGTCGAGTCTCTCGAGCCGCCCCGGCTGGTCCACGCCAGATGCCCCGACATGATCACGAAGGGCAATTTATACGGCCAAGTGACCATCAGGATGCACTCCAGACAG actTTAGCGATATACGACCGATTTGGACGCTTAATGCTGGGAGATGAAGAAGAGCCCAGGGATGTTCTGGAGTACTTGGTGATGGAGAGACACCTGGTgaacccgtacggcttgtggagGCTACACGGCAAGATCGTCCCGGCTTGGGCTCCGCCTAAAGAACCCATCCTGAAG ACTGTTATGATCCCCGGCCCTAAGCTTAAACCGGAACAGGAGTTTGAGACTCTTAATTATGAGGTGCCACAACCCAAGGCGGTGCAGTGGCACAAATGA
- the gpr179 gene encoding probable G-protein coupled receptor 179 has product MGNCIECSREMWIYMTTSFPDKLLILLFLSSLLSAQLSPNLNSGTSSSQGPTPLSSNTRCTVEEELAGNMQSPSVSTNPPVVVEEKEQDWSVPENYLYTGDASLLSSSRCSKAFQLTAQHGAIPHNIKALLYQSTTSLTNTVNFLNFIFQASDLRETSLREDIDWYHSLIRSMLVGERPSLVRNALLSFNADPTTTQPQLVLLASKGLSQDIYLQDLTLAWEKPQSLPHGFNQSWFKLLNSNNPSFPGLSRQVLRNDLSTLDTPKWAHGGTYVTNSSGLQWGEAPFLECMEGRYLPGWLLTLSMPFYGLKPDLSPEFRGVIRLDVNIQDFDVNQCAIGNFWFADTHKCNRTSMECEPILGKGFRLGQYCCRCKNGYYSLPAVTEDQLDDGSRITHGCYPLIPMCVPCWPGCKQCQDGSPCWVDQDWKLRVVLLAVHSFFMALVLISMLRVYQCRRTRPIRASGLLLLEIILFGSLLLYFPVLIIYFKPSTFRCILLRWVRLLGFAVVYGTVTLKMYRVLNVFLSCTAQRLPYMSSTSVLRMLGVMLLTVKWFLCAWSMGVLQNQDRNIPLLTTLTTWDGQKFRACDLDRWDYMMAMAELMFLCWSSSLSSAVKAVPSAFHEPRYMGIAVHNELLFSTMFHLLRFIKPSLHPDWTLVLFFIHVHITITVTLGLLFLPKFLHISQLIKEDNASEMCEDEVDLRRTCLHAHNSFTSGCWSDHNLDPDDIQGELKKLYAQLEVHKTKKMEKNNPHLRKKRSSRLTFGRSLIRRITEMPESMSRQSSRRDKDASRAGGTPKGSGSFLATSVSTRVNKRNETAEPPSPPVRGTVMKNSSVKSWMNKSSSETESIDKAPIFYKSFSAQNLTVDNNFLQPVSTRVQKSFSFTEHHSDRHLLSPNKSLVETAESLKTNLKDQFGNADVQDEQTSGLNMANQKHAEEQTIPPTFTSPPSLIYVCPWEFASSLTCSSPPATKTESGLNSDVESSRPKLSISSSAPGSPYSFPNLMAHYGLSSQSATQTLQLAKSMVDKKGRSKYNSKNELIREKGTFHPARSATLSSAIKSIKRTQTPRRLMTSDDSKPCLVKQAAIRVSPERKSINNPSSHIHLWGSAYENITQSQNCGERRPRLTESTKDRGSSTVPRSTEYQWDILNKTRPQTTIADICPWEVMQQDQMKQITSNKDICSQESLGQASRINYEPRKGIEQHHLLTEAEMPPGDVEQDPAKVVSEATKPTERVIYVNSRLEAKRQNPVRQETLRTEVCPWETCDTQTNQEMRCVDVHPWKSNARLRKNSDSKCLPRLLTKQLTGAAHVEMRPWDIPEGTSCKWESEHLEKPGDDVKKTRATKQPTSTAETCPWDFPESSPTVKDYLRESKETSLKPKQGDTTWLVSKKEDLHPEEAEVTERSEGITITKETDISVLERECVHAKISLWETIMLESEQPGKSNADSVYTDDSEEQRDENDADIPPQETKQSAQSQNNLEVHMYPWDLEVSEREMKGKRVNRPLTRCDALCPWEMKGGANALDPDNSNIFTWEEPIAEDESDAETAAEAFIFPPDL; this is encoded by the exons ATGGGAAATTGCATTGAGTGCAGCAGAGAGATGTGGATCTACATGACGACAAGCTTCCCGGACAAACTGCTGATCCTGCTTTTCCTTTCATCCCTGCTCTCTGCCCAGCTCAGCCCCAATTTGAACTCCGGCACTTCTTCCAGCCAGGGACCCACTCCATTATCCTCCAATACAAGATGTACAGTTGAAGAAGAGCTTGCTGGCAACATGCAGTCTCCTAGTGTGAGCACAAATCCTCCAGTAGTAGTagaagagaaagagcaagaCTGGTCTGTGCCTGAAAATTACCTCTACACCGGTGATGCCTCTCTCCTGAGTTCTTCACGCTGCAGTAAAGCTTTTCAGTTGACTGCTCAGCATGGTGCTATTCCACATAACATCAAGGCTCTCCTTTACCAGTCTACAACGTCTCTGACCAACACGGTGAACTTCCTCAACTTCATCTTTCAGGCAAGTGATCTAAGAGAGACCAGCTTAAGAGAAGACATAGATTGGTACCATTCGCTGATCCGATCCATGCTTGTTGGGGAAAGACCTAGCCTGGTGAGAAATGCTCTTCTAAGCTTTAATGCTGATCCTACAACAACTCAACCACAACTGGTTCTCTTGGCCTCCAAGGGCTTATCCCAGGATATCTACCTACAGGACCTCACTTTGGCCTGGGAAAAACCTCAATCATTGCCTCATGGCTTTAATCAGAGCTGGTTCAAATTACTGAATTCCAACAATCCATCCTTTCCTGGCTTGTCTAGACAGGTCCTGCGAAATGACCTCAGCACCCTGGACACACCCAAGTGGGCACATGGGGGCACCTATGTAACTAATAGTAGTGGACTTCAGTGGGGTGAAGCCCCATTTCTGGAGTGTATGGAAGGGCGGTACCTGCCTGGGTGGTTGCTTACACTTTCTATGCCTTTTTATGGACTGAAGCCAGACCTCAGTCCTGAGTTCAG AGGTGTGATCCGTCTAGATGTGAATATCCAGGATTTCGATGTGAACCAGTGTGCCATTGGGAATTTCTGGTTTGCTGACACACATAAGTGTAACCGTACCAGCATGGAG TGTGAGCCGATTCTTGGGAAGGGGTTTCGTCTTGGTCAGTACTGCTGCCGATGTAAAAACGGATACTACAGCCTTCCAGCGGTCACAGAAGACCAGT TGGATGATGGTTCCAGGATTACCCATGGGTGTTACCCACTGATCCCCATGTGTGTGCCCTGCTGGCCGGGATGTAAGCAGTGTCAGGATGGTTCTCCGTGTTGGGTTGACCAGGACTGGAAGCTGAGAGTGGTTCTGCTCGCTGTGCACAGCTTCTTCATGGCACTTGTGCTGATCAGCATGCTGAGAGTATACCAGTGCCGGAGGACGAGG CCAATTCGAGCATCTGGTCTCCTGTTGCTGGAAATCATTCTCTTCGGCTCTCTGCTCCTTTACTTTCCC GTTTTGATCATATATTTCAAGCCCAGCACATTTCGCTGCATCCTGCTCCGCTGGGTGCGTTTGCTCGGCTTCGCCGTCGTTTACGGCACTGTGACGTTGAaaatgtacag GGTTCTTAACGTGTTCCTCTCGTGCACGGCCCAGAGACTCCCCTACATGTCCAGCACCAGTGTGCTCAGGATGCTGGGAGTGATGCTGCTCACAGTCAAATGGTTTCTGTGCGCTTGGTCTATGGGGGTCCTTCAAAACCAAGATCGTAACATCCCTCTGCTGACTACGTTAACCACCTGGGATGGGCAGAAGTTCAGAGCGTGTGATTTGGACCGATGGGATTACATGATGGCTATGG CGGAACTGATGTTCCTGTGCTGGAGCAGTTCCCTCAGCAGTGCAGTGAAGGCTGTGCCCTCTGCTTTCCACGAGCCTCGCTACATGGGCATCGCCGTCCACAACGAACTGCTCTTCTCCACCATGTTTCACCTCCTCAG ATTCATAAAACCGTCTTTACATCCTGACTGGACGCTCGTGCTGTTCTTTATCCACGTACACATCACCATTACTGTAACACTTGGCCTGCTGTTCTTACCCAAG TTCCTCCACATCTCTCAACTCATAAAAGAGGATAATGCTTcagagatgtgtgaggatgAAGTGGACCTCCGGCGTACATGTTTACATGCACATAACAGTTTTACATCCGGCTGCTGGAGTGACCACAACCTGGACCCCGATGACATTCAG GGTGAGCTGAAGAAACTTTATGCTCAGTTGGAAGTCCACAAGACcaagaaaatggaaaagaacAACCCACACCTGCGGAAAAAACGCAGTTCTCGGCTCACGTTCGGCCGGTCCCTTATTAGACGGATAACTGAGATGCCAGAGAGCATGAGTCGGCAGAGTAGCCGTAGAGATAAGGACGCTTCGAGAGCTGGAGGAACACCAAAGGGGTCTGGCTCTTTCCTGGCAACTTCTGTAAGCACTCGGGTCAATAAGAGGAACGAGACAGCGGAGCCGCCGTCTCCACCGGTGAGGGGGACCGTGATGAAAAATTCTTCAGTGAAAAGCTGGATGAACAAGAGTTCCTCAGAGACAGAGTCCATCGATAAAGCACCAATCTTCTACAAGTCATTCAGTGCTCAAAACCTAACTGTAGACAACAACTTTCTACAACCGGTGTCCACTCGGGTTCAGAAATCTTTTAGTTTTACAGAACACCACAGCGATCGCCATCTGCTTTCGCCTAATAAGAGCCTGGTGGAAACGGCAgaaagtttaaaaacaaatctaaaagaTCAGTTTGGCAACGCTGATGTTCAAGACGAACAAACTTCAGGCTTAAATATGGCAAACCAAAAACATGCTGAGGAACAAACCATACCACCAACGTTTACATCACCCCCCTCACTAATATACGTTTGCCCCTGGGAATTTGCCTCCTCCTTGACCTGCTCTTCTCCCCCTGCAACAAAAACAGAGAGTGGTCTGAATTCAGATGTTGAATCATCAAGACCAAAACTTTCGATCTCCTCAAGTGCTCCCGGATCACCATACAGCTTTCCCAATCTGATGGCCCACTATGGTTTATCTTCCCAATCTGCCACACAGACGCTCCAACTAGCAAAGAGCATGGTGGACAAAAAAGGAAGGAGTAAATATAACAGTAAAAATGAACTTATCAGAGAGAAGGGCACATTCCACCCAGCCAGATCAGCCACTCTAAGCAGCGCTATCAAGTCGATAAAAAGGACACAAACACCAAGACGATTAATGACCAGTGATGATTCAAAACCATGTCTTGTTAAACAGGCAGCAATAAGAGTCTCCCCAGAGAGGAAGTCCATAAACAATCCCTCTTCACATATCCACCTGTGGGGGTCAGCGTatgaaaatataacacaaaGTCAAAACTGTGGCGAGCGACGACCGCGTCTGACCGAAAGCACGAAAGACAGAGGTTCTTCAACTGTTCCAAGGTCAACAGAGTATCAATGGGACATTCTGAACAAGACTCGTCCACAAACCACCATCGCTGATATTTGCCCCTGGGAAGTGATGCAACAAGatcaaatgaaacaaataacatCAAACAAAGATATTTGTTCACAGGAATCCCTGGGACAGGCATCAAGAATTAATTATGAACCTCGGAAAGGAATTGAGCAACACCACCTCCTTACTGAGGCAGAAATGCCCCCCGGCGATGTTGAACAAGATCCTGCCAAAGTAGTTTCCGAGGCAACAAAGCCAACTGAAAGAGTTATTTATGTAAATTCTCGTCTAGAAGCAAAGAGGCAGAATCCGGTGCGACAGGAGACACTTCGGACTGAGGTCTGTCCATGGGAAACATGCGACACCCAGACAAACCAGGAGATGAGGTGTGTTGATGTACATCCCTGGAAATCAAATGCAAGACTACGAAAAAACTCAGATTCCAAATGTCTACCAAGGCTTTTAACAAAACAACTTACCGGTGCTGCACATGTGGAGATGCGCCCATGGGATATTCCTGAGGGAACTTCCTGCAAATGGGAATCAGAACATCTAGAGAAACCAGGCGATGATGTAAAGAAAACTAGAGCAACAAAACAGCCGACAAGCACAGCAGAAACCTGTCCATGGGATTTCCCAGAGTCATCACCTACTGTGAAAGACTATCTGAGGGAGTCAAAGGAAACATCACTGAAACCAAAACAAGGAGACACGACATGGCTTGTGTCCAAGAAAGAAGATCTCCATCCTGAAGAAGCAGAGGTGACGGAGAGGTCAGAAGGGATTACCATAACAAAGGAAACTGATATTTCAGTCCTAGAAAGAGAATGTGTGCATGCTAAGATCAGTCTTTGGGAAACCATTATGCTAGAAAGCGAACAGCCGGGGAAATCTAACGCCGATTCCGTGTATACAGATGACTCTGAGGAGCAAAGAGATGAAAATGATGCTGATATCCCCCCACAAGAAACCAAACAATCAGCTCAAAGTCAAAATAATCTTGAAGTGCACATGTATCCTTGGGATCTAGAGGTCTCAGAAAGGGAAATGAAGGGGAAAAGAGTCAATCGGCCTCTGACTCGATGTGATGCTTTGTGTCCTTGGGAAATGAAAGGAGGAGCGAATGCACTTGACCCTGATAACTCCAATATCTTCACCTGGGAGGAACCAATAGCAGAAGATGAAAGTGATGCAGAAACGGCAGCAGAGGCTTTTATCTTCCCACCTGACTTATGA
- the mrpl45 gene encoding 39S ribosomal protein L45, mitochondrial isoform X1, translating into MAASICRTLKLLNQSTCSSLKNVGPFLDVQWPLAALVPVRTKKRYFIPPAVGLKEKSHSEQEAKARAAGVVIRQEYMERPINISCTAGVFDPYIPPEGDARLSSLSREGLKQRTEQLRQSAASQLALRKIKEHDPEFSSKTFAVRAQEIFIDAHLALTQFDKGRLHSLVTERCYPEIVRGNRYKTLRWRFVESLEPPRLVHARCPDMITKGNLYGQVTIRMHSRQTLAIYDRFGRLMLGDEEEPRDVLEYLVMERHLVNPYGLWRLHGKIVPAWAPPKEPILKTVMIPGPKLKPEQEFETLNYEVPQPKAVQWHK; encoded by the exons ATGGCGGCGTCCATCTGTAGGACGTTAAAACTCCTTAATCAGAGCACATGCAGCAGTTTAAAG AATGTTGGACCTTTTCTGGATGTGCAATGGCCCCTGGCTGCATTGGTTCCCGTTCGCACCAAGAAGCGTTACTTCATCCCTCCGGCTGTGGGGCTGAAGGAAAAGTCGCACTCTGAGCAGGAGGCGAAGGCGCGTGCTGCTGGAGTGGTCATCAGACAGGAGTACATGGAGAGACCCATCAACATCTCATGCACTG CCGGAGTCTTTGACCCGTACATCCCTCCCGAGGGCGACGCCCGTCTCTCCTCTCTGTCCAGAGAAGGTCTGAAACAGCGCACGGAGCAGCTCCGACAGAGCGCAGCCTCACAGCTGGC gcTGCGCAAAATAAAGGAGCACGACCCGGAGTTCTCGAGTAAAACGTTTGCCGTGCGAGCTCAGGAAATCTTCATCGATGCTCATTTGGCTCTGACACA GTTCGACAAGGGGAGACTCCATTCTTTGGTGACTGAAAGGTGTTACCCT GAGATCGTTCGAGGAAACCGGTATAAAACGCTGCGCTGGCGCTTTGTCGAGTCTCTCGAGCCGCCCCGGCTGGTCCACGCCAGATGCCCCGACATGATCACGAAGGGCAATTTATACGGCCAAGTGACCATCAGGATGCACTCCAGACAG actTTAGCGATATACGACCGATTTGGACGCTTAATGCTGGGAGATGAAGAAGAGCCCAGGGATGTTCTGGAGTACTTGGTGATGGAGAGACACCTGGTgaacccgtacggcttgtggagGCTACACGGCAAGATCGTCCCGGCTTGGGCTCCGCCTAAAGAACCCATCCTGAAG ACTGTTATGATCCCCGGCCCTAAGCTTAAACCGGAACAGGAGTTTGAGACTCTTAATTATGAGGTGCCACAACCCAAGGCGGTGCAGTGGCACAAATGA